In one window of Vulpes vulpes isolate BD-2025 chromosome 1, VulVul3, whole genome shotgun sequence DNA:
- the WHR1 gene encoding inactive serine/threonine-protein kinase 19 isoform X4, whose translation MHWEPDVGFDPGSPGSRPGPKAGAKPLRHPGIPSFLIYARQKELQEQGEIRIVQLGFDLDAHGIIFTEDYRTRVLRACDGRPYAGAVQKFLALVLPACGDLSFQQDQMTETFGFRDPEITHLVNAGVLTVRDAGSWWLAVPGAGRFIKYFVKGRQAVLSMVRKAKYRELLLSELLGRRAPASVRLGLTYHVHDLIGAQLVDCVSTTSGTLLRLPET comes from the exons ggcaggcgccaaaccgctgcgccacccggggatcccttcCTTTCTGATATATGCACGTCAG AAGGAGCTTCAAGAGCAGGGGGAGATCAGAATCGTCCAGCTAGGCTTTGACTTGGACGCCCATGGGATCATCTTCACTGAGGACTACAGGACCAGA GTCCTCAGGGCCTGTGATGGCCGACCATATGCTGGGGCAGTGCAGAAGTTTCTGGCGTTGGTACTTCCAGCCTGTGGGGACCTTAGCTTCCAGCAGGACCAAATGACAGAGACCTTCGGCTTCAGGGACCCAGAGATCAC GCATCTGGTGAATGCTGGAGTCCTCACCGTCCGAGATGCTGGGAGTTGGTGGCTAGCCGTGCCTGGGGCTGGGAgattcatcaaatattttgttaaag GGCGCCAGGCTGTCCTCAGCATGGTCCGGAAGGCCAAGTACCGAGAGCTACTCCTATCAGAGCTTTTGGGCCGGCGGGCACCTGCCTCGGTGCGACTTGGCCTCACTTACCACGTGCACGACCTCATTGGGGCCCAGCTAGTGGACTG TGTCTCCACCACTTCTGGAACTCTCCTCCGCCTGCCAGAGACGTGA
- the LOC112913631 gene encoding complement C4-A-like, producing MRLLWGLAWMASFFALSLQKPRLLLFSPSVVHLGVPLSVGVQLQDVPQGQVVAGSVFLRNPSNLNALCSTKADFTLSSEKDFVLLSLQISPEEAENCGLYRLLSGPEVQLVAQSAWLKNFLSRKIDVQGVNLLFSSRRGHLFLQTDQPVYNPGQRVRYRIFALDQKMRPSTDTLTVTVENSQGLRVRKREVRVSSIFQDDFMIPDISEPGTWRISARFSDSRDSNSSTQFEVKKYVLPNFEVKIVPGKPYILAVPGFLDEIQLDVQARYIYGKPVQGVAYVRFGLLNENGDKTFLRGLESQTKLVDGQCHISLSKAEVQGALEKLNINAADLPGLHLYVAAAIIESPGGEMEEAELTSWRFVSSPFSLDLSNTKRHFVPGAPFLLQALVRDVSGSPASGIPVKVSATLSSARSAPRIQELEQNTDGSGQVTIPIIVSQSTSEVQLLVSAGSPHPAVARLTVRAPPSGSSRFLSIERPDPRPPRVEDTLNLNLRAVGVSGDSFSHYYYMILSRGRIVSMNREPRRDLTSVSVFVDHQLAPSFYFVAFYYHGGIPVANSLRVDIQAGACEGKLELNVGSNKDYHPGETVKLHLQTDSPALVALGAMDMALYAVGGKSHKPLNMGKVFQVMNSYDLGCGPGGGDNALQVFEAAGLAFSDGDLLTSARKSLSCPKEGKLSRNKRNVNFQKAIHEKLGQYASPVARRCCQDGLTRLPMVRSCEQRVARVRHPACQGPFLSCCQFAEDLRKKSRSRGQVGLARALEVLQEEDLIDEDDIPVRSFFPENWLWTLEKVDRVRQLSPMLPDSLTTWEIHGVSLSESTGLCVATPVQIRVFREFHLHLRLPVSIRRFEQLELRPVLYNYLKDNLTVSVHVSPVEGLCLAGGGGLAQSVLVPAGSARPVSFSVVPTAATAVSLKVVARGSWDFPVGDAVSKVLQIQKEGAIHTEEIVYELNPLDHRARTLEIPGSSDPNIIPDGDFSSFVRVTASHPLDTLGSKGVLSPGGLASLLRLPQGCGEQTMIYLAPTLAASRYLDKTEQWSTLPPETKDHAVDLIQKGYMRIQQFRKTNGSYGAWLHRDSSTWLTAFVLKVLSLAQEQVGGSPEKLQETAKWLLSQQQADGSFQDPCPVLHRGMQGGLVGDDETVALTAFVVIALQHGLAIFQDDAAEQLKQKVETSILRANLFLGEKASVGTLGAHAAAITAYALTLSKAPEDLQEVAHRNLLAMAQKTGDNLYWGSVPGSQGNAIPPTMVPQGPTDPVPQAPAVWIETTAYALLDLLLREGKSEMADHAAAWLTHQGSFQGGFRSTQDTVIALDALSAYWIVSHTTKERGLNVTLSSIGRSGFKSHELQLNNHQVQGLEEELQFSLGSKINVKVGGNSKGILKILRTYNVLDLKNTTCEDLQIEVSVVGHVEYTREANEDYEDYVYEEIPAKDDPDASSQTVTPLELFERRRNRRRREAPKAPEEEESRVQYTVCIWRNGKVGLSGMAIADITLLSGFSALRADLEKLTSLSDRYVSHFETEGPHVLLYFDSVPTSRECVGFGAVQEVPVGLVQPASAALYDYYNPEHKCSVFYGAPTKSKLLSTLCSADVCQCAEGKCPRQRRALERGLQDETGYRMRFACYYPRVQYGFQVKVLREDGRAAFRLFETSITQVIHFTKDTKAKVGQTRNFLVRDSCRLRLEPGKEYLIMGLDGATSDLKGDPQYLLDSNSWIEEMPSKRLCQSTRHRAACAQLSDFLQEYGTQGCQV from the exons ATGAGGCTCCTCTGGGGACTGGCCTGGATGGCCAGTTTCTTTGCCCTATCCCTGCAGAAGCCCAG GTTGCTCCTGTTTTCGCCTTCTGTGGTTCACCTGGGGGTCCCCCTGTCAGTGGGGGTGCAGCTCCAGGATGTTCCCCAGGGACAGGTGGTGGCAGGATCAGTGTTCCTGAGAAACCCATCCAACCTGAATGCCCTCTGCTCCACAAAGGCTGACTTTACCCTCAGCTCAGAAAAAGACTTCGTGCTCCTTAGCCTCCAG ATCTCACCAGAAGAAGCAGAGAACTGTGGCCTCTACCGCCTCCTCAGTGGCCCCGAGGTCCAGCTGGTGGCCCAGTCAGCATGGCTGAAGAACTTTCTGTCCAGAAAGATAGATGTTCAGGGCGTCaaccttcttttctcctctcGCCGAGGGCACCTCTTTCTGCAGACTGACCAGCCTGTTTATAACCCTGGCCAGCGGG TTCGATATCGGATCTTCGCTCTGGATCAAAAGATGCGCCCATCCACTGACACCCTGACGGTCACAGTAGAA AACTCCCAAGGCCTCCGTGTGCGGAAGAGGGAAGTGCGCGTTTCCTCCATCTTCCAGGATGACTTCATGATTCCCGATATCTCAGA GCCAGGGACATGGAGGATCTCAGCCCGGTTCTCAGATAGCCGAGACTCGAACAGCAGCACCCAGTTTGAGGTGAAGAAATATG TCCTTCCCAACTTCGAGGTGAAGATTGTTCCTGGAAAGCCCTACATCCTGGCAGTGCCTGGCTTTCTTGATGAGATCCAACTAGACGTCCAGGCCAG GTACATCTATGGGAAGCCGGTGCAAGGGGTAGCATATGTGCGCTTTGGGCTCCTGAATGAGAATGGTGATAAGACTTTCCTTCGGGGGCTGGAGAGTCAGACTAAG CTGGTGGATGGCCAGTGCCACATTTCCCTCTCAAAGGCTGAGGTTCAAGGTGCCCTGGAGAAGCTTAACATTAATGCTGCTGACCTCCCTGGGCTGCACCTCTATGTTGCAGCTGCCATCATTGAGTCTCCAG GAGGAGAGATGGAGGAAGCAGAGCTCACATCTTGGCGTTTTGTGTCATCTCCCTTCTCCTTGGATCTTAGCAACACCAAGCGACACTTTGTGCCTGGGGCCCCCTTTCTGCTACAG gccctggtcCGAGACGTATCTGGTTCCCCAGCCTCTGGTATTCCTGTCAAAGTTTCAGCCACGTTGTCTTCTGCTAGATCTGCTCCTAGAATCCAGGAGCTTGAACAAAACACAGATGGGAGCGGCCAAGTCACCATTCCCATCATTGTCTCTCAGTCCACTTCAGAAGTGCAGCTCTTG GTGTCTGCAGGCTCCCCTCACCCTGCTGTAGCCAGGCTCACTGTGAGAGCCCCGCCCTCAGGAAGTTCTAGGTTTCTGTCCATTGAGCGGCCAGATCCTCGACCCCCTCGTGTCGAGGACACTCTCAACCTGAACCTGAGAGCTGTGGGTGTCAGCGGGGATAGCTTCTCTCATTACTACTACATG ATCCTGTCCCGGGGCCGGATTGTGTCTATGAATCGGGAGCCCAGGAGGGACCTGACCTCAGTCTCCGTGTTTGTGGACCATCAGTTGGCACCCTCCTTCTACTTTGTGGCCTTCTACTATCATGGGGGCATTCCAGTGGCCAACTCCCTGCGGGTAGACATCCAGGCAGGGGCCTGTGAGGGCAAG CTGGAGCTGAATGTGGGCAGCAACAAGGACTATCATCCTGGGGAGACTGTAAAGCTCCACCTGCAAACAGATTCTCCAGCCCTGGTGGCACTAGGAGCCATGGACATGGCTCTGTATGCTGTGGGTGGGAAGTCCCACAAACCCCTCAACATGGGCAAG GTCTTCCAAGTTATGAATAGCTATGACCTTGGCTGTGGTCCTGGAGGTGGAGACAATGCTCTTCAGGTGTTTGAGGCAGCTGGTCTGGCCTTTTCTGATGGAGACCTGTTGACCTCAGCCAGAAAGA GTCTGAGCTGTCCCAAAGAAGGAAAGCTCTCCCGGAATAAGAGAAACGTGAACTTCCAAAAGGCGATTCATGAGAAGT TGGGCCAGTATGCTTCCCCAGTAGCCAGGCGCTGCTGCCAGGATGGGCTGACGAGGCTGCCCATGGTACGCTCCTGCGAGCAGCGCGTGGCTCGGGTGCGGCACCCGGCCTGCCAGGGGCCCTTCCTGTCCTGCTGCCAGTTTGCTGAGGATCTGCGCAAGAAGTCCCGCTCCAGAGGCCAGGTGGGCCTTGCCCGAG CTCTGGAGGTCCTGCAGGAGGAGGACCTGATCGATGAAGATGACATTCCCGTGCGCAGCTTCTTCCCAGAGAACTGGCTCTGGACACTGGAAAAAGTGGACCGCGTCCGCCA ATTGTCACCGATGCTCCCTGACTCTCTGACCACGTGGGAGATCCATGGTGTGAGCTTGTCTGAAAGCACAG GCCTGTGTGTGGCTACACCAGTCCAGATCCGAGTGTTCCGTGAGTTTCACTTGCACCTCCGCCTGCCCGTCTCCATCCGCCGCTTTGAGCAGCTTGAGCTGCGGCCTGTCCTCTACAACTACCTGAAAGACAATCTGACC GTGAGCGTCCACGTGTCCCCAGTGGAGGGGCTGTGCCTGGCTGGAGGCGGAGGGCTGGCCCAGAGTGTCCTGGTGCCCGCAGGCTCTGCCCGGCCTGTCAGCTTCTCTGTGGTGCCCACGGCGGCGACAGCTGTATCCCTGAAGGTGGTGGctcgagggtcctgggattttcCCGTGGGGGACGCTGTGTCTAAGGTTCTACAAATTCAG AAAGAAGGGGCCATCCACACGGAGGAGATTGTCTATGAACTCAATCCCCTGG ACCACCGAGCCCGGACCTTGGAGATTCCCGGCAGCTCTGACCCCAATATCATCCCAGATGGAGATTTCAGCAGCTTTGTCAGGGTTACAG CCTCACATCCCTTGGACACTTTGGGCTCTAAGGGGGTCTTGTCGCCGGGAGGCCTGGCATCCCTCCTGAGGCTTCCCCAGGGCTGTGGAGAACAAACCATGATCTACTTGGCTCCTACATTGGCTGCTTCCCGCTACCTGGACAAGACGGAGCAGTGGAGCACACTGCCTCCCGAGACAAAGGACCATGCTGTGGATCTGATCCAGAAAG GTTACATGCGGATCCAGCAGTTTCGTAAAACGAATGGTTCCTACGGGGCTTGGTTACATCGAGATAGCAGCACCTG GCTGACGGCCTTTGTGCTGAAGGTACTGAGTCTGGCTCAGGAGCAGGTGGGCGGCTCACCTGAAAAGCTGCAGGAGACAGCTAAGTGGCTGCTGTCCCAGCAGCAAGCGGACGGTTCATTCCAGGACCCTTGCCCGGTCTTACACAGGGGCATGCAG GGGGGCCTGGTGGGAGACGATGAGACTGTGGCACTCACAGCCTTTGTAGTCATCGCCCTTCAGCACGGGCTGGCCATCTTCCAGGATGACGCTGCAGAGCAGTTGAAACAGAAAGTG GAAACCTCCATCTTAAGAGCAAACTTGTTCTTGGGGGAGAAGGCAAGTGTTGGGACCCTGGGTGCTCATGCAGCTGCCATCACGGCCTATGCCCTGACTCTCAGCAAGGCTCCTGAGGACCTGCAGGAGGTTGCCCACCGCAACCTCCTGGCCATGGCCCAGAAGACTGGGG ATAACCTGTACTGGGGCTCAGTCCCTGGTTCTCAGGGCAACGCCATCCCACCTACCATGGTTCCTCAAGGCCCAACAGACCCTGTGCCCCAGGCCCCGGCTGTGTGGATTGAAACCACTGCCTACGCCCTGCTTGACCTGCTGCTTCGGGAGGGCAAGTCAGAGATGGCTGACCACGCTGCAGCCTGGCTTACCCACCAGGGCAGTTTCCAAGGCGGGTTCCGTAGCACCCAG GACACGGTGATTGCTTTGGATGCTCTGTCTGCATACTGGATTGTTTCCCACACCACCAAAGAGAGGGGGCTCAATGTGACCCTTAGCTCCATAGGCCGCagtgggttcaagtcccatgagCTGCAGCTGAACAACCACCAAgtgcaggggctggaggaggagctgcag TTTTCCTTGGGCAGCAAGATTAATGTGAAAGTGGGAGGCAACAGCAAAGGGATCCTGAAG ATCCTTCGTACCTACAACGTCCTGGACCTGAAGAACACGACCTGTGAGGATCTTCAGATTGAAGTTTCGGTTGTGGGTCATGTTGAATACACAA GGGAGGCCAATGAGGACTACGAGGACTACGTGTATGAGGAGATTCCAGCCAAGGATGACCCGGACGCCAGTTCCCAGACCGTGACACCCCTGGAACTGTTTGAGAGACGCCGGAACCGCCGCAGGCGGGAGGCCCCCAAGGCGCCTGAGGAGGAGGAATCCAGAGTACAGTACACTGTGTGCATCTG GCGCAACGGCAAGGTGGGGCTGTCAGGCATGGCCATTGCGGACATCACCCTCCTGAGTGGATTCAGCGCCCTGCGTGCCGACCTGGAGAAG CTGACCTCCCTCTCTGACCGTTATGTGAGTCATTTTGAGACTGAGGGGCCGCATGTCCTGCTGTACTTTGACTCG GTCCCCACGTCTCGGGAGTGTGTGGGCTTTGGAGCAGTGCAGGAGGTGCCTGTGGGGCTCGTGCAGCCGGCCAGCGCCGCCCTGTATGATTACTACAACCCTG agCACAAGTGTTCTGTGTTCTATGGGGCACCCACTAAGAGCAAACTCTTGTCCACGTTGTGCTCCGCTGACGTCTGCCAGTGTGCCGAGG GGAAGTGCCCCCGGCAGCGTCGTGCCCTGGAGCGGGGGCTGCAGGACGAGACCGGCTACAGGATGAGGTTCGCCTGCTACTACCCCCGAGTGCAGTATG GCTTCCAGGTTAAGGTCCTCCGAGAAGATGGCAGAGCTGCCTTCCGCCTCTTTGAGACCAGCATCACCCAAGTCATTCATTTCA CCAAGGACACCAAGGCCAAGGTCGGTCAGACTCGAAACTTCCTGGTTCGAGACTCTTGCCGCCTTCGCTTGGAACCTGGGAAGGAATATTTGATCATGGGTCTGGACGGGGCTACCTCGGACCTCAAGGGAGA CCCCCAATACCTGCTGGACTCGAATAGCTGGATTGAGGAGATGCCCTCCAAACGCCTGTGCCAGAGCACCCGCCACCGGGCAGCCTGCGCCCAGCTCAGTGACTTCCTCCAGGAGTACGGCACTCAGGGGTGCCAGGTGTGA
- the CYP21A2 gene encoding steroid 21-hydroxylase isoform X1, whose amino-acid sequence MLLLGVLLLTVLAGARLLWGKWKLRGLHLPPLVPGCLHLLQPDLPLHLLGLTQKLGPIYRLRLGLQDVVVLNSKRTIEEAMVRKWVDFAGRPQTPSYKLVSLHHQDLSLGDYSLLWKAHKKLTRSALLLGIRNSMEPLVEQLTQEFCERMRAQAGTPVAIQKEFSLLTCAIICHLTFGDKEDTLVHTFHDCVQDLMRTWEHWSIQMLDIIPFLRFLPNPGLWRLKRALENRDHIVEKQLRQHKESMVAGQWRDMTDYMLQRVGRLRAEEGCGQLLEGHVHMSVVDLFIGGTETTATTLSWAVAFLLHHPEIQQRLQEELDRELGPGASGSRVPYRDPTRLPLLSATVAEVLRLRPVVPLALPHCTTRPSSILGYDIPEGMVVIPNLQGAHLDETVWERPHEFRPDRFLVPGASPRVLAFGCGARVCLGEPLARLELLVVLAQLLRAFTLMPAAGTLPSLRPRARCGVNLSMQPFQVQLQPRGAGVLGRGQHP is encoded by the exons ATGCTACTCCTCGGGGTGCTGCTGCTGACTGTGCTGGCTGGTGCCCGCCTGCTGTGGGGCAAGTGGAAGCTCAGGGGTCTGCACCTCCCACCTCTTGTCCCTGGCTGCCTGCACCTGCTGCAGCCCGACCTTCCCCTCCACCTGCTGGGTTTGACGCAGAAACTGGGGCCCATCTACAGGCTCCGCCTGGGGCTGCAAG ATGTGGTGGTGCTGAATTCTAAGAGGACCATCGAGGAAGCCATGGTCAGGAAATGGGTGGACTTCGCCGGCAGACCGCAGACGCCATCCT ATAAGCTGGTGTCTCTGCACCATCAGGACCTGTCCCTGGGGGACTACTCCCTGCTGTGGAAGGCTCACAAGAAACTCACCCGCTCAGCCCTGCTGCTGGGCATCCGCAACTCCATGGAGCCGCTGGTGGAGCAGCTGACCCAGGAGTTCTGTGAG CGCATGAGAGCCCAGGCTGGCACCCCTGTGGCCATCCAGAAGGAATTCTCTTTGCTCACCTGCGCCATCATCTGTCACCTCACCTTCGGAGACAAG GAGGACACCTTAGTACATACCTTTCATGACTGTGTTCAAGACCTGATGAGAACCTGGGAGCACTGGTCCATCCAAATGTTGGACATCATTCCCTTTCTCAGG TTTTTACCCAACCCAGGCCTCTGGAGGCTGAAGCGAGCCTTGGAGAACCGGGACCACATTGTAGAGAAGCAGCTGAGGCAGCACAAG gAGAGCATGGTGGCAGGCCAGTGGAGGGACATGACCGACTACATGCTCCAGAGGGTGGGGAGGCTGAGAGCAGAAGAGGGCTGTGGACAGCTCCTCGAAGGACACGTGCACATGTCCGTGGTGGACCTTTTCATTGGTGGCACCGAGACCACGGCCACCACCCTCTCCTGGGCCGTGGCGTTCTTGCTTCACCACCCTGAG ATTCAGCAGCGACTGCAGGAAGAGCTGGATCGGGAGCTGGGTCCTGGAGCTTCAGGCTCCCGAGTCCCGTACAGAGACCCCACACGCCTGCCCCTGCTCAGCGCCACCGTTGCCGAGGTGCTGCGCCTGCGGCCCGTCGTGCCCCTGGCCCTGCCGCACTGCACCACGCGGCCCAGCAG TATCTTGGGCTACGACATCCCCGAGGGCATGGTTGTCATCCCCAACCTGCAAGGCGCCCACTTAGACGAGACGGTCTGGGAGCGGCCACATGAGTTCCGGCCCG ATCGCTTCCTGGTCCCCGGCGCCAGCCCCAGAGTGCTGGCATTCGGCTGCGGGGCGCGCGTGTGCCTGGGGGAGCCGCTGGCACGCCTTGAGCTCCTGGTGGTGCTGGCGCAGCTGCTCCGGGCCTTCACGCTGATGCCCGCTGCGGGCACCCTGCCCTCTCTGCGACCCCGGGCCCGCTGCGGCGTCAACCTCAGCATGCAGCCTTTCCAGGTGCAGCTGCAGCCCCGGGGGGCAGGGGTCCTGGGACGTGGCCAGCACCCGTGA
- the CYP21A2 gene encoding steroid 21-hydroxylase isoform X2: protein MEPLVEQLTQEFCERMRAQAGTPVAIQKEFSLLTCAIICHLTFGDKEDTLVHTFHDCVQDLMRTWEHWSIQMLDIIPFLRFLPNPGLWRLKRALENRDHIVEKQLRQHKESMVAGQWRDMTDYMLQRVGRLRAEEGCGQLLEGHVHMSVVDLFIGGTETTATTLSWAVAFLLHHPEIQQRLQEELDRELGPGASGSRVPYRDPTRLPLLSATVAEVLRLRPVVPLALPHCTTRPSSILGYDIPEGMVVIPNLQGAHLDETVWERPHEFRPDRFLVPGASPRVLAFGCGARVCLGEPLARLELLVVLAQLLRAFTLMPAAGTLPSLRPRARCGVNLSMQPFQVQLQPRGAGVLGRGQHP from the exons ATGGAGCCGCTGGTGGAGCAGCTGACCCAGGAGTTCTGTGAG CGCATGAGAGCCCAGGCTGGCACCCCTGTGGCCATCCAGAAGGAATTCTCTTTGCTCACCTGCGCCATCATCTGTCACCTCACCTTCGGAGACAAG GAGGACACCTTAGTACATACCTTTCATGACTGTGTTCAAGACCTGATGAGAACCTGGGAGCACTGGTCCATCCAAATGTTGGACATCATTCCCTTTCTCAGG TTTTTACCCAACCCAGGCCTCTGGAGGCTGAAGCGAGCCTTGGAGAACCGGGACCACATTGTAGAGAAGCAGCTGAGGCAGCACAAG gAGAGCATGGTGGCAGGCCAGTGGAGGGACATGACCGACTACATGCTCCAGAGGGTGGGGAGGCTGAGAGCAGAAGAGGGCTGTGGACAGCTCCTCGAAGGACACGTGCACATGTCCGTGGTGGACCTTTTCATTGGTGGCACCGAGACCACGGCCACCACCCTCTCCTGGGCCGTGGCGTTCTTGCTTCACCACCCTGAG ATTCAGCAGCGACTGCAGGAAGAGCTGGATCGGGAGCTGGGTCCTGGAGCTTCAGGCTCCCGAGTCCCGTACAGAGACCCCACACGCCTGCCCCTGCTCAGCGCCACCGTTGCCGAGGTGCTGCGCCTGCGGCCCGTCGTGCCCCTGGCCCTGCCGCACTGCACCACGCGGCCCAGCAG TATCTTGGGCTACGACATCCCCGAGGGCATGGTTGTCATCCCCAACCTGCAAGGCGCCCACTTAGACGAGACGGTCTGGGAGCGGCCACATGAGTTCCGGCCCG ATCGCTTCCTGGTCCCCGGCGCCAGCCCCAGAGTGCTGGCATTCGGCTGCGGGGCGCGCGTGTGCCTGGGGGAGCCGCTGGCACGCCTTGAGCTCCTGGTGGTGCTGGCGCAGCTGCTCCGGGCCTTCACGCTGATGCCCGCTGCGGGCACCCTGCCCTCTCTGCGACCCCGGGCCCGCTGCGGCGTCAACCTCAGCATGCAGCCTTTCCAGGTGCAGCTGCAGCCCCGGGGGGCAGGGGTCCTGGGACGTGGCCAGCACCCGTGA